ATATGGCAGAGTAGGAAAAGCAAATCACGATGTTAAAGTAGCCACCATTGCCATAGGTTATGCTGATGGTTTTGACAGACGACTGTCAAACGGGAAGGGACAAGTTTGGGTCAATGGAACGCTATGCCCAACTATAGGAAATGTGTGTATGGATATGACAATGATTGATGTAACCAAGGCTTCTGCAGTTGAAGACGACTCTGTTGAAATTTTCGGAACAAATCAAAGTATTTTCAGCCTTTCAGAAACCCTTGAAACCATACCTTACGAAATATTAACCAAAATTGGTCATAGAGTTAAACGCGTATTTTTCAAAGAATGAGTTCTCGCAATAAAATATGGTTAAACATGGGACTTGCTTTCGCTTGTTCCATGTTCTTTTTTAGGCTTGCATATAAAGCTATGTTCCAAAACTACTTTCCACCCGAAAGTTGCATATCTATTACATCTGGCAATAATTTATGCTTTCAGTTCAGCTCTTTACTTCTTTTAGGATTCATCACTCTTTCTATCATGGTCTATTTCATGTCTAAGCTAGATAGGTGAAATAAGTTTTCGCTAATCCGTAAAGTATTCGTACATTTCTAATGAGTAAGCCTTTAACTCATCCACATGACACGAATAATCCAATTTCTCAAAGAATATTTTGAGATTAACAAACACGAATCTTTAACAATATTTTGGGGAACCTGTGCTGCATTAATAATTGCGATAGCCACCATTTCCCTTAGCAACTACCACGGCCTTCATGAAATCAAACTTCTGCTTACTGAATACGAAGACCTGGATAGTCCGCTAAATAAATTAAAGGCAAAAGAGAAAGAAAGATTTAAGGCTAAGCTCCCGCAATCTGCAAACATCAATTATAGTGTTTTCAACCCGAATACGGCATCTCAAGAAACGTTATTGAAAAATGGGATACCAAAGTATGCTGCGAAAAACCTTATCAACTTCCGAAATAAAGGAAAAGTTTATAAAACTAAGGAAGAACTACTGAAGGTATATGGAATGAGTGAAGAGGTTTATAAGCGAATTGAACGCTATATAGACTTACCTTCACAGGAAGAAGAAAGAAACTATACCACTTATGAAAGAATTTATGAAGACACCACCAGCATTAAAATAGATTACCGAGCAAGAATAGTAAACCCTTTTGACGTAAATTTGGCTTCCTTTGAAGATTTAAAGCAAATCAGAGGAATTGGCGAAGTTTTTGCCAAAAGAATAATAAAATATCGTGACGGCTTAGGCGGCTTTTATAAGATAGAACAAGTAAAAGACACCTATGGATTAGCAGACAGTACCTATCAAGAATTAGCAAAATATGCTTATCTAAAAGAGCCTCCTAAAAAAGTAAAAATTAACAAAATCGAAGCAAAGGACTGGAAAACTTACGACCTTAAGAGTTATCAAAAAAAAGCCATAATAGCGTATAGAAAGCAGCATGGTGATTTTAAAAAGATAGAAGATTTAGAACCCATTAAAGTTTTAAATCCAGAGTTGATAAAGAAGATTTCCCCTTACCTCGATTTTAGCGTATCTGAATGAAAATAAAAAAGAGTTTAATTTATCTGCTAGGTGTCCTTTTAGTATTCAGCATTTATGGCTGCAAAGAGAAAATAGAGGAAGAAGAGATAATCCCAGAGCCAGAACCCGTTGAACTATCAATTTCTCCAGAAACGGCATTAAGGTGGTCTGATTTGACACTTCAAGTCATTAAAAATTCACCAAACAATTCTCCTACCTATGCTTCCAGGTCTCTCGGATACTTTGGCTTGACTATGTATGAATCTACTGTTAAGGGAAGTATAATTTTTAAATCTATTACATCTGACCTTACTGGTTTAGGAGCAACTCCGGCTCCTGAAGAAGGACAAGAGATGAACTGGGAAATAGCCTTAAATGCAGGTCAAAAGGAAATTATAAATTCTATATTTCCACATGCTCCTATTGAAATAAAAGAGAAAATAGACTCTCTTTATAAACTTATAAAAGAGGAAAAACTGGCACAGCTAGTTTCACAGAGTACAATAGATGCTTCCGATGTTTATGGAAAATTAGTTGCTAGGCAGATTTTTGAATGGTCAAAACTTGACAATGGGCATGAAGGTTTTTTAAAAACATTTGATTTTGATTATAACTACCCTACAGGAAGAACCTACTGGTCCCCGCCCGTAGCTGGTCAATCAAGTATTGCTGCCCCAATGCACCCTTATTGGGGTAATAACAGAACTTTTGCTAAGGCTAATACTGATATGGAAATTCCAGTTTTCATGGAGTCGGACAATGACCCAAGTAGTCAGTACTATAAAGACATGATGTTGGTATATGAGATAAACAAAAACCTCACGCAAGAAGAAAAGGAAATAGCATTATGGTGGGGAGATGACCCTGCTGTTTCGGCAAGCCCTCCTGGCCATTCTTATTACTTAACGGCTAGTTTGATAAAAGAAAAGCAAAACAACCTCTTCGAAGCTACTTCTGCTTTTGCCAAAGTGGGAATGTCTGCAGCTGATGCATTTATAAATGTATGGAAATGCAAATACTTTTATCATGCTGAAAGACCTAAGAATTTTATTTCAAGGAATATCGACGGTAGGTTTGTTCAGTTTTGGCCAGAGCCACCTTTCCCAGCCTTTACCTCAGGACATTCTTCTCAAATAGCGGCTACCGCTACGGCAATGATAGATGTTTTTGGTAACGAAACTAAAATCATTGATGATTTTCATACTGGTCGCCCTTGGGATAGTATCAGAAAAGTGGAGTTTAAAACTCGTACTTTCGATACTATCTGGGAGCTAGCAGAAGAGTGCGGCTATTCCAGAATTCTGGGTGGTATTCACACGCCTCAGGACAACACCGTTGGCTTAGATGAAGGAATCAAAATTGGTAACAACATCATTGCCTTTAATTGGAAATACTAAGCCTATCAATTAGAAGTTAGGTTTAAGCATGTACTTATCGTAAAACTCCGTAATAACATTAATGGCATCGTCTGGCGTATCCACTAAGTGCACTAAGTCGATGTCTTCCGGGCTAATATTGCCTTCCTCATCTCCCATTACATTTTTTATCCATTCCAAAAGACCTCCCCAATAAGCCGTACTCACTAGCACTATTGGAAACCTACCCACTTTCTTAGTTTGAATAAGTGTTAAAGCTTCAAAAAGCTCATCCATAGTCCCAAAACCACCTGGCATTACTATGAAACCCTGAGAGTATTTCATGAAGCACACCTTACGTGCGAAAAAGTAATCAAAATTTATGCTTTTGTCCACATCCACATATTTATTAGGGACTGCCTCAAAAGGCAGTTTAATATTTAGCCCAATTGATTTTCCGCCACTTTGCTGAGCTCCTTTATTACCAGCTTCCATTATTCCAGGACCACCGCCAGTAATTACACCATATCCTTTTTCTACTAATTTCTCAGCTATTTCTACCGACATCTTATAATACTTATGGTCTGGTTTTGTTCTAGCGGAACCAAATATTGATACACTAGGCCCTATTTTGGCCATTTTATCATAGCCCTCCACAAATTCCGCAATAGCCTTAAATATTTGCCAACTGTCTTGGCTTTGAATCTCACTCCAGTCCTTTTCTTTAAACGCTTTTAAAATTCTATTATCTTCTTCGTTTTTATTTATCATAGTTCGTTGATTGATTTTATAAAGTCTTGTACTTTTACCATTGAAAGGAAAATACTCTTTAAAAATAGAAAATTCTACGATGAAAATAGCAATAGGGGGAGATCATGCAGGTTTTGATTATAAAAAGATAATACTTAACTGGATGCAAGGGCAGAATTTTGAAACAGCAGATTTTGGTCCTTATAGCACAGACTCATTTGATTATCCTGACTCTGTACATCCTTTATGTGATGCTATTGAAAAAGGAGAATATCGGTTTGGTATTTTAATTTGTGGAAGTGGTAATGGTGTTTGTATGACTGCAAATAAGCATCAAGGCATAAGAGCAGGCTTAGCTTGGGACTTAGAAGTGGTGAAACTTATCAGACTTCATAATGACGCCAACGTGATATGTATTCCTGCCAGATTCGTTTCTGAAGAAACCGCTCTAGAGTTTGTCAAAACATTTCTTACTACCGAATTTGAAGGAGGAAGACACGGAAGAAGGGTTGGCAAAATAGCCTGTGCCTAGTTTTAAGCTAAAATTCATGTCTTTATCTTACTAGTATCTCCTGTGATTTACTAAGCATTAATTCAAATTCAAAAAAGATAGATTTGAATTTAGGCACTAACTCTGCCTTAGTTTTGATTAAAAGACCTAGTCATGAGTTTAGATATTTCTGTTTAAGAAGATTTACTACCTGATTCCATCATTCTAGTATAGCGACACCAATTCATTTAAGTATTTACTACGTAAATGAAATGACTTTATTTATACGAGGGAGAGGTAATTCAAATAAAGTTCTAGTCCTTTAATCGGAAGTTTCGGGTACCTTCTACCCTTTCATACCTTTGGCTTAATGCTGGTATTCGTCTAAAAATCTTTGGAAAAACCTGCTCGTTATCAATAATAAACTCGGGCATTTCTTTCTGAAAAACAGCATCAATATTTATTAAACTCTCATAGATATCGGCATTAGTCAAATCAAACTTTGAGACATTCCAGTTCAAGTAAGCTGAGCCGGACTTGGCTAAAAAGTAATCCCCATTTTTAGGTCCAGTTATTAGAATGGACCTTCCTTTTATATAAGATTTTTCTGTTTCCTTTTCAATCCGCATGTCCTCCAAATGGCTGTATCCTTTCCCTATAAAAGGACTTACACCAAAATTGTTTATGGTTAGCACCAAACCAAGAAAAATCAAAAACAATATTTCAGGAAAAGCAGTACCCTTGATATGCAGAAAATAACCTGCCATAAAAAAGGCCAAAAATGGAGAAAGACTTAATAATTGATAGGTAGCCAGGTTGTCTGAAAAGAAAAATGCTACCAAAGCAAAAATACCAGAAAGCACTATTATTTGCTGTTTCCTGTTTTGAAAGTTAGAATACCGTGAATTGGTAAACACCTTAAACATTCCAAAAATAGAAAGTAAAATAGGAAGGCCATATACCAGTAAAACCTCAAAAACCTCGATTCGTTTAAAAAACTCTAAGCTGATACCTTTTTGAATCCAAAAAGCGTAAAACTCATCAAAAGAACCTGTTAAATAAAAGAACAGTATAGTTATAAAAGCAGGCAAAACAAAGCCTAAAACCAGTAATAATATTTGATTAAACTTGACTGGGGTAAACATGATTAGGCTCAATAAGGCCCAAACTAAAAAGACAGGAAACGGATACCAGAACAAAGAGCCTATTCCCAAAAACAAACCCATTTCAAAAACAGGTTCAGAACTTCCATCGTTATTGTCAATGTGTCTAAAAATACTATTAATGGCAAGCAGTAAAAAAGTGGTAGCTAGCAAAGCTGGAGATAGCTTATTGGCATCAAACGAAAGAGAAACCGCTACAGCGTAAAACAAACCCGGAAGATAGTTTCGCTCAGCATAGGCCTTATTATTATTAACTACTAGAGTAAATAAGATAGTCTGAACGAAAAGGATACAAAAAGCGACTATTTCTTGATAAAACTGTCCCCTACCTAACAGAAAATGAACTAGTCCATAAAAATAAGAACTCAATGGCCCTGTATTAGTCCAAATTTCGCTGTACAAACTTTTATCAGAATTTAAGCGTTCGCCTATTAGCATCCATTCTAATTCTGTATTAAGTACTGGCAACACATTAAGGATGTAAAGCATCTTAAAGAGTAACAGCACTACTAGAATAGAAAAAACGTGGAAAAAGGTATTTGCTCTAAAGAAGGTAATCAAAAGCCCTATTTTTTATCGATTGAAAAGGCAAAATTATACTTTTGACAAGCGATTAACCAAAATAAACCAAGATATTTGCAAAGAATTAGCATAGTGCATTTTACACTTCACATTCATGGAAAATAAGAGACCAAAACAAATAGCCCGTCAGATACAAAAAGACCTTGGAGAGATTTTCCAAAAAGACCTCAAAGAGGTCATTGGAAGTTCTTTTGTCACCATTACTGATGTTCAGACCACGCCAGATTTAGCAATCGCCAGAATCTACCTGAGCTTTATGATGGTAGAAAACAAAGAAGAACTCCTCGAAAAAATTAAAGACAACGGCAAAAAGATACGTGGTCTTTTTGGGAATAGAGTTAGAAACCAGTTCAGAATAGTACCAAACTTTCAATTTTACATTGACGAGACTGCTGAATACGCCCAAAAAATGGACGAACTTTTCTCTACTTTAGATATTCCTTCTGAAGAAACAGACCTCGACGAAGAAATCTATCCTAATTAAGAGCCTTGCATGAATCTGTCTTTTCACATTGCGAAAAAGTATTTTTTCTCTAGAAAGAAAAGAAGTTTCATTCATTTCATTTCTTTGATTTCGATGCTAGGCGTATGTGTAGGAACAGCATCACTCATCATTGTTCTATCTGTTTTTAATGGACTGGAAGAACTAAACAGAACCATTTTTAAAAGCAGCGACCCCGATATTAAAGTCAAATCCGCTAATTCTAAAGCATTTGACTTTGACTCGGAGGCTTATCAAAAGATAGTTAACCTTGATAATGTAGACAATGTAATTCAGGTCATTGAGGATAATGCCTTAGCCAAAAGAGAAGAAGACCAAATTATAGTCCAAGTCAAAGGTGTTGACAGTACTTTTGAAACAAATTCACCTTTAAAAGAAAGCATAATTGATGGAGAACTACTTCTGAAATATGAAGATGAAAACTATGCTTTTGTGGGTGGCGGCGTTTACAATACGCTTAACCTTCAAACCTTCAATTACCTAAGACAGCTAGAACTTTGGTATCCAAAGAATCAAAAAATCAACGTTCTAAACCCCGAAAGCAACATTAGCAAGGTTACATTACCTATTTCTGGAGCTTTTGTTTTAGAACAGCAGTTTGACAACCTAGTTTATATTCCGTTAGAACTCATGGCTCAGCTTACCGAAATGGAAGGCGAAAGAACGAGTTATGAAATTCAGGTTACTAACGAAAAGGAAATAAATCAAGTCAAAAAAGAGATTAAATCAATTCTCGGAGACTCCTTTGATGTAAAAGACAGAGATGAGCAAAACGCTAGTTTATACCGAGCCATCAAAATTGAAAAGCTATTTATTTTCATTGCTTTATTATTCATCATCGGCATTGCTAGCTTTAATATTTTCTTTGCTCTCACCATGCTAGTTCTTGACAAAAAAGAAGACATAAAAACACTATCTGCCTTAGGAGCCAGCAAGTCATTGGTAAAAAGAATCTTTTTGTCCGAAGGCGGCATCATTGCTCTTACAGGCGGTGCTATTGGCTTAGTAATAGGTGTGGGTGTTTGTTGGTCGCAAATGCACTTTGGATGGTTAAAAATGGGCATGGAATATGCCATAGTAGACGCATACCCCATTTTATTAAAAACATCAGATGTTATTATTTCCATAATAGGCATCACCATTATTGCTTTCTTGGCCTCGTATTTTCCTGCCAAAAAAGCCGTTAAATTTATGAACGAAACGATAACTACTATTTCTTAAAAATGAAAAAACTCCTTTTGATAGGTTTTATCCTACTCGGTAATGCTGCCTCTGCACAGTATTTACAGTTGCTTGATGCTTCGCAAAACTGGATTCTAAAAACATCAGATATAAAAGATAACTCTTTGGTGTTTGTTAATTATGAGAAAAAAAAGGTTGACCTCAACACTATGATTTGGAAATTTTTACCAAATGGACGTTTAGAATACGATTATCAAAGTAGTGAGACCATTTATGCCTGTGCGGGCGTTAATTTTCTGGATATGGATGTAGATGAATGCCTTTGGACTTATAACCCATCTACACTCATTCTTACACTTCAAATCAAAGGTGGCTATGCCAGCTTGGATGATTTCGTTTTCAAACGTGATTACAAAGTGGGAATGCTAGATGAGGACGATGGCTACGGTTATACACTTACTTTAGACAAAGAGCAGTATTTTAATGACCTTACTAATTGATTTTAAATACATGAATAAGCTTTTAGGGAGTTTGTTTTTTTTACTGACTTTAGCAGGTAATGCTTTAGCTCAAAAAAACTATAATGCTTCAGAAACTAAGTATTTTGACCT
This sequence is a window from Arcticibacterium luteifluviistationis. Protein-coding genes within it:
- a CDS encoding ComEA family DNA-binding protein, producing the protein MTRIIQFLKEYFEINKHESLTIFWGTCAALIIAIATISLSNYHGLHEIKLLLTEYEDLDSPLNKLKAKEKERFKAKLPQSANINYSVFNPNTASQETLLKNGIPKYAAKNLINFRNKGKVYKTKEELLKVYGMSEEVYKRIERYIDLPSQEEERNYTTYERIYEDTTSIKIDYRARIVNPFDVNLASFEDLKQIRGIGEVFAKRIIKYRDGLGGFYKIEQVKDTYGLADSTYQELAKYAYLKEPPKKVKINKIEAKDWKTYDLKSYQKKAIIAYRKQHGDFKKIEDLEPIKVLNPELIKKISPYLDFSVSE
- a CDS encoding vanadium-dependent haloperoxidase, encoding MKIKKSLIYLLGVLLVFSIYGCKEKIEEEEIIPEPEPVELSISPETALRWSDLTLQVIKNSPNNSPTYASRSLGYFGLTMYESTVKGSIIFKSITSDLTGLGATPAPEEGQEMNWEIALNAGQKEIINSIFPHAPIEIKEKIDSLYKLIKEEKLAQLVSQSTIDASDVYGKLVARQIFEWSKLDNGHEGFLKTFDFDYNYPTGRTYWSPPVAGQSSIAAPMHPYWGNNRTFAKANTDMEIPVFMESDNDPSSQYYKDMMLVYEINKNLTQEEKEIALWWGDDPAVSASPPGHSYYLTASLIKEKQNNLFEATSAFAKVGMSAADAFINVWKCKYFYHAERPKNFISRNIDGRFVQFWPEPPFPAFTSGHSSQIAATATAMIDVFGNETKIIDDFHTGRPWDSIRKVEFKTRTFDTIWELAEECGYSRILGGIHTPQDNTVGLDEGIKIGNNIIAFNWKY
- a CDS encoding LOG family protein, with protein sequence MINKNEEDNRILKAFKEKDWSEIQSQDSWQIFKAIAEFVEGYDKMAKIGPSVSIFGSARTKPDHKYYKMSVEIAEKLVEKGYGVITGGGPGIMEAGNKGAQQSGGKSIGLNIKLPFEAVPNKYVDVDKSINFDYFFARKVCFMKYSQGFIVMPGGFGTMDELFEALTLIQTKKVGRFPIVLVSTAYWGGLLEWIKNVMGDEEGNISPEDIDLVHLVDTPDDAINVITEFYDKYMLKPNF
- the rpiB gene encoding ribose 5-phosphate isomerase B; its protein translation is MKIAIGGDHAGFDYKKIILNWMQGQNFETADFGPYSTDSFDYPDSVHPLCDAIEKGEYRFGILICGSGNGVCMTANKHQGIRAGLAWDLEVVKLIRLHNDANVICIPARFVSEETALEFVKTFLTTEFEGGRHGRRVGKIACA
- the rbfA gene encoding 30S ribosome-binding factor RbfA produces the protein MENKRPKQIARQIQKDLGEIFQKDLKEVIGSSFVTITDVQTTPDLAIARIYLSFMMVENKEELLEKIKDNGKKIRGLFGNRVRNQFRIVPNFQFYIDETAEYAQKMDELFSTLDIPSEETDLDEEIYPN
- a CDS encoding FtsX-like permease family protein, whose protein sequence is MNLSFHIAKKYFFSRKKRSFIHFISLISMLGVCVGTASLIIVLSVFNGLEELNRTIFKSSDPDIKVKSANSKAFDFDSEAYQKIVNLDNVDNVIQVIEDNALAKREEDQIIVQVKGVDSTFETNSPLKESIIDGELLLKYEDENYAFVGGGVYNTLNLQTFNYLRQLELWYPKNQKINVLNPESNISKVTLPISGAFVLEQQFDNLVYIPLELMAQLTEMEGERTSYEIQVTNEKEINQVKKEIKSILGDSFDVKDRDEQNASLYRAIKIEKLFIFIALLFIIGIASFNIFFALTMLVLDKKEDIKTLSALGASKSLVKRIFLSEGGIIALTGGAIGLVIGVGVCWSQMHFGWLKMGMEYAIVDAYPILLKTSDVIISIIGITIIAFLASYFPAKKAVKFMNETITTIS